The Coffea arabica cultivar ET-39 chromosome 2c, Coffea Arabica ET-39 HiFi, whole genome shotgun sequence genome includes the window ATATGGGTTATATCATCTACATTTGGAGCTGGAAGAAGTTCCAATGGGCTTTGATATGTTTTTTCGGTTATGACCTTTATGATGACCTGATTATTTTCAGCTGCCCTATTGTTGTAGTTAAGGTGTTGCTATCAGTATCATGGTTGGTAATTGAAGTATATTTTGTTAGTTTATTGAATACTTACCATTGTTTGAGAGCTGGACCTTCTTGTACTGGTGGGTTGATAAGGATGCAGGAAGCAAATTTTGTCGAAAGAGTCAAAGTTGCAATTATGTTTGTTAATTTGGTTTAAGATATGTTAATGTAATATTTGATTGTTTCGAGAAAGGTGTTAAAAGTTCTTACTCCCGTATGATGTAGCCTTAACTCTGAGAGCTGCTATCAATGGTTGAGTGTGGATTGTTTCAGCAATTATTTGTCCTTCATCAGTTGCATGCTCTCCCCATAGTGTAAGGATAATTGCCATTGAACTGGTAGAAGTAAGATTTTGTTAGTAGTTGGGATGTTACTGTTAATAGAGTAAAAGTAGTAATTGTATTATACCTTTGGTCCAGCAGTACTATGTCTCGAATTGGAGTTGGTCCTTTGGTTGATTGTGGATTGACGTGCACAACAATACCAATGACATCTACATTTGATTTTATGAGATGTCATTAATAGTATGCAATTAATATTTGTAAAATAGCAAATGCTACCTATGTCGGAATTAGTGTCAATCTGATGACAGAGTTTTTTGAATGGAGTGAATTAGTAGAGTGGTGGAAGAAGTGGTGGCTACTGTTCATCCACAGGCTCAACAACAGTAGAGTTGTCAATGATCATAGTGCATGTTTTTCGTTCAACTGGTAAGTCATCATCTGCATACTGAAGCCTTGCATTTGAGACAACAAAGCGCCTATAaatctgaaagtgatttctGAAGAAGTCTATATCCGATCCGTAGATGAGAGCATCAATTTTGTTTGCCTAATCAATGTAGTGATACAAGCATCAGATATATAATGTTGGGAAATTTAGAATTAAATGTGTAGTTATTAGTTGAATGTACCTTTTCATCGACCAGAAGTAATTTTAGATATCTCCTTCCTTTTTTTGATATCTGAGGTTTTTGCTTGTCGATGACTTGGATGGTAGCTGCCCAATTCTTAATTCCAGGGAGTAGTTGCTCGAAGGTTATGAAGTTCATTGCTTAGAGTTGTTGGAGAGCTGTAACCTGAACAGAGAAATTAGTGAATGTAAGAATCTGATGAGGTAAGATTATAATTGTATGGTGTGCAATATGTATCATGACTGAATTCCAGGAAGTAATAAGGAAATAGTATTCTCAAATGTTAAAATGAACAAATATGAGCATGTTATGAGGTGAAAGTGACATTAAAGAGCATGTGACAGGTATAGTGAGTTGAGTGTTAAAGCTGGTAAAAAATGCAGTCGAGAAACTGTTGCTATGAAAGTATTGATGAAATATTAGAGATGTGCTCTCTCTAAAATCTCAGTATAAATTATGTTAGGGGTAGTATCATCTGATGTTAGATCACAAAGGGAAGGCTTGATCAGGATTTTCACTGAATTGCTGTTTCTAGCTCGAGAAAAAGCTACATAGAGTTGGCCGTGAGAGAAGACCGGCTCACGTAGGTAAATGCCAACATAATCTAAAGTCTGACCCTGAGCTTTATTTATTGTCATGGCGAAGCATAAACGAACTGGAAATTGCATTCTTTCAAAAGCTATTGGACAATCAGGGTCACTATCTGATTTGAAGCATATTCTGTGCAAGAAAACTTCTTTTTTTGCGAATTCACCACAGCTGATGACCGCCTCTATTATATTCTGTCGCAGGGATTTACAAATGAGTCTTGTGCCGTTGCAGAGCCCTTCTGGAGGAACTATGTTTCTGAGTAACATGATCGGAGCATTTGGTTTAAGGAGTATTTTGTGTGGAGGGAAGCCATTTGGTGTAAGGCTGTTGACAAAGTCTTCTAAGATAGCTTGTTGAGAAGTATCTGTTATTTTGTCCCTGCTGATGTATTCAAAAGTATTGCCTGGAATTCTTCTATCAATGCATTGTTGATGTCATCGACAAACTCGTTTTTAGTTGTAAGAATGGCTCTATTTGTCCATGAAAGATCTTCTTGTGAACAGTCCTTCAAGTCTGGAAATACTGCATGAATTAGTTCATTCAGTGATTGCTCTTCAACATTGTATGGTATGAGTAAGTTTTTGGGAATCTGAACGTGATTGTTGTAGACAAAAGATTCTGTTCCGTCTCCTATACGAAGAAGATAATCAGTAAAATATGGATCAGCAAGAGCTCTCATATTTTGTTTAAGTTGAAGTTTATGCAGATGAGGCCAGATATAGGAATTTATAAGACTTGCATGCATGAAATCAGTTTTTGAGCCTTTTGTCACTACTGGAAGTACTTGACGAAAATCGCCGCCGAAAACTATGATTTTATCTCCAAAAAGATCGTTTGTGTATGTCAAGTCTCTTAATAGTTTGTCTACACCTTCGATTCCTGTTTTGTGCATCATTGGAGCTTCGACCCAGATAATGAGCTTCGCTTGTCGAAGTAATCCTGCTAATGCACTTTGTTTGCTAATAGTACACATATTGTTGATATCCATGTTAATTGGTATTTTGAAGCGTGAATGTGCTGTTCGCCCTCCTGGAAGTATTGATGCTGCAACTCCATTTGATGCTGTAGCCAATGCTATGAAACCTCTTGATCTAATATCAGCCAATAAAGCTTTGTATAAAAACGTCTTGCCAGTCCCTCCTGGTCCGTCTAAGAAGAAAGATCCTCTGCAATTGTTGTATACATGAGCTGTAATTATATCAAATGCAAGTTTCTGCTCAGTATTTAGTCGGGTAATGGAAGCTATATCTTCGTCTGATACTGTAATCTGAGCTTCACTTATACTATCTCTGGTTTCTCTGTCTGCTTGGTCGAACCTTAGAATTCGTGGAACTAAGTCGTAGCTGTTGATGTTTTTGCCCATTGATTGTAAGAATTTACTTATTTCATGGAGCACATGTAGTTGTATCTGATCAGGATGTCTATGAGCTTGATGATAAAAATCTTCGGATAAGGATGACTGGAAGTTTTGCGAAAGCTGTCTAGGATTTGCTGGTGGAAAGTGTACTAATAACGTAGCAAAAAGTCTTCTAAAAATGTGGGGCATATGATATAATGCTGCTTCTTGGAGACATTGTTCCTGTGCATTATTTGATTCAAAATATCCCATCAGTATTGCTGCTTCTTAAAAGCTTGCTGCATATTTACCATCTATAATCTTGAGATCATCAAACGAAGTTGGTCCCTTAACATTAATTAAAAGAAGGCGCAGAAAATAACGGTCTCCTTCGCTTGGATTTGCTGCAACGATTCTTCCAATAgagtttttttgtttccttgctGACCAGTACTTCTTATCTGCGTGCCAAACGAAATGTTCAGGGAATTCCTTGTATGTGCATTTCAAGACCTTTGCTAAGTCGTCagttgcattcatatagaaaaATTCTGTCAACATAGTCTTTTTCTTGAATTGATTTTTCAATACATCTCAGATATCCTCATCATCTTTAAAACTCATCGATTGATAGTTCGGTAAGTGTAGCTATAAATTCATAACGGAAGGATGCATTTCATTGAGAGAAAATCTGTATATTCGCCACATAGCTTCAATACCAGATACCCACCTCGCTGTTTGATATTCTTTAATTTCATCAATGTACTGCTCTGAAGTATCTGAGTTCACTCGGAAATGTATTTTGTCATGTCCTTTGAAAATGTACTTGAACATGTGCTTCACAACTTTGATGGTAGAACAGATTTCAACGTTGATATGGCAATTAAACTTTGCTAATAAATATGGATTATACGATACCACCCATCTGTTGTCCAGCTCTTGGCCTCACACATGAACCACTTTTCCATCATCCCTTCGTCGATATATTGGATAAGCATTCTGTCCATGAGTTGTAGCAGGCGCCCACTGCTTTGGATACTTGCTCTTGCAGAATCTAACTCTTTTACCTTGCATTCAAACATTGTTAGGATTTTTGCTGCCACAAGGGCCATGCATCATATGCTTGCGGACCATTTTAAACAAATGGTTTTGTGTACTTTCATCTGGCAGTTCAGCAGAGACTATTTGATCATAAGAATCAGGTGAATATAGCTTTGAATTTGGTTTCAAAATGATAAGGAAGTGAGCGTGTGGCAAGCCTCgtttttggaactcaattacATAAGTGTATGCTGCAACCtgaccaaaaatttccttcATGAATAGCTCTTCCTTTAGAATTTCCAATTTAGCACGGAAAACTCGAGCACACAAGTCAATTCTGTTCTGTGCTTCATCCGTAGGCagcatgttttctttaatttttggcCATGAAAGATTGCATGTCATTGTAAGAAATAAATCTGGCCTTCCAAATTTCTGGACTAAGGCCATAGCATCCATGTATCTCTTCTTCATGTCTCGAGATCCTCCTATAAACGAAGCAGGTAATAGTATACGTTGGCCTATTTTGGAACCTTCAGATTCTCCATGAACGACAGAATCCATCAAGCCTTGGAGTTGTTCTCTTCGAATCAGTAGTTGTTTGCTTCTGTAGAAGTCAAGTCTTTGAGTTTCAAGTTTCACATACATATCTACAGCAAACTGTTGTAATAGACGGCCTGTGTTGAGAATATTGGGACTGTATTCTTTTCTTATCTGAAACTTGTAGGCATAGTATTCCTGCATTGAGACgaattcttttgaattttcatgTTGTTGAAATGCTGCGGAGGTTGATTTAAAGCATAAGTCACAAATATATAAAAAGCATTTGAATCAAATTTGTATGCTGATAGTATATTTCTCCAAAATAGCTAGCTAAAATGTACCTTGTTGCTCTGAGCTGAAAAGCTCTTCAGGTGATCTGAAGCTGCTTAATGTTACTATGCATTTTTTGTCCCTTTCTGCTCTTTTACGTTACTTGGGATTTATATTTCCTGATTTTTGAATTCCTGGGTGCCAGCCTGTTTCTCCAAGAGGATATTGCAGCGGATCGTAACATCCATAGTAGTATTGTACACGATGACTCTGGCCTTCTTTTGTATATACTTGTATATGTCTAGTGTAAGCTTCAGTTGGATTTTCCCCTTCAATCCATAGAGCTGCAACTTGGGATACAGTGGGCTTGTTATGAGTTCTTTGATCAGCAGTAGAATGTGATCTGAGAATAATCTGGTACGACTCTAAATCTGGAACATTGCGCAAACTTCGAAAAAAAACAGGCATAAGGATTTTGCTTCATCACATCCATGAgcttggaaactatatttattGTGACTCTCTCTGAAAATGCTAGCCTGTTCTGTAATTCATGATCTGTATCATGAAAATAAAGCTGCAGATACATGCCAGATCCTCCGTGGGGAATCAGCTCATTGATGAAGTGATACGTTTGTCCTTGAATTTTGAATGTATAGATGCCGTTAGTTCTCTTGCATAAGGCCTTGTCATAGTGAACTCCAAAAGATGTTAAAGCGAACATATTATTATATGTCTGAATATATGTATGAAAAGATATTGCATCCTCTGTGTTTCCTGTGTAAAGCTCAACTAAAATGTCTGGCAATTTGTTTTCATGGAGGACAACTTCACCATCAGAACAGCAGAAATTAGGTGTTTCAGAACTGAATCTTTTGGCACCGCAATATTGGCAATCAGGAACTTGGGATAATTGATCTGATTTGTTACTCATTGATTTGAGTGCTTCCGTCCCCTTAGGTGTTTGAGCTAATAGCCAATAATGGATCAAAAGGATGAAGATAATTAAAGCTGTAGATTGAGTTGAAGAACAAGCTATAAAGAATACAAAACACTTGGGATTGATGGAGTTGTGTTAATATACGCACCTCTTTTAGGCGTCAGCCTTTTTTTGTGATATCTTGTAGATGTTTGCTGATTAGTTGATGCAACTGTGCGTGAAGTTGTGTCATTTAAAGAGAAGTTATTAATATATGAGTACATTGAATTGTAAGAAGTGTAAGATTAGGTAAAAGGAGTTTATTCAGATAGGAAAAGCAATGTAAGAGAACTTGCTAACTTGCATTAACAGTATGATAAACCTTTAATGGGAACATTAGTATGAGTAATATTTGGTTGTGTGGTCTCATCAGCAGGATGCACGAAACTAATGCCTACAAGAATACAAAAATATGCTTGTAAGACATGTTGTTAAGACAACTGATAAAGTAATAGAAGCTGATATCGTAAGAAACAAAATTGTTACTGTCAAACCTGGTGTATTTTGTATCACATTAGAAATATAGCTATAACAATTGGTGCAAAATCAAGATTGACCTGCTATATAAGAGTAATTAGCAACTAATTATAATCATAAGATACAAAGAACGTTGTGTAATTATCTAAATGAACCTTGATTTGGTTCTGTATTGGATTGCAAGGATTGATGCAGACATTGCAATGCAGGCTGTGGAGCAATAGTTCCAGTCGCTATAAATTCATAATAACAAGTATATATAATCAATAATGATATTATATAATGGATGATAAGATTGTTATTAGATACGTAACTGTTGTTGTAAGTTAAGGATAGGAAGTATAAAATTCAGGATGAAATAAGTAAATAACTGAATCAAGTAACCTTGATTTTCTGTAAAGTTAAGTCCAGCTTTGTCGAAGACTTTATTAGATTCCAATTCACACTGTAGAAGTTGCTGGGAAGTTTGGTTATGATGAAGTTCCTGTTTagttgaagaaagagaagtatTTGAGACGGTAACAAAAGATAAAGCAGCAGTGCAATAGAATACAAATGCAGTTTCATGGGATATAATAGTATATGCGTTAGTGGATGCAAGTAGCTGACCGTTAATTTCTTGATGAACGTTGCTCGTAATTGATGTATTGGCAGCGTCAGTGAATTCTTGAGAACATTTGGTGGCTTCCTTAACCACTATTTTTAagccaaaaataataatatcgAATAATtagcattcataaaaatgcaattaatatattaatataGTAAGGTTTAATAACTGAACACAGGAATCAGCCTGCTGACCTGTATGAAGAGGAAGTTCGAGCTCCTGGCATAGCTGCACCGTAACTGCGGTGCTGGTTTCTTTTTCATCAAACAAATGAGTGGGAATTTTTTTGGCTTTCCTCTTTTGATATGCCTCTCTTTGTTTTAGACGGTGCAATTCTTTCTCGTCAGGCGATAACACAGCATATTTCTCCTTTAGTTTCTGATTGCGTTTAGCCTTTTGCCTAGCTACCTTGTCACTATCACTATAACTACTCATCCTATTCCTTATGTCAATAGGTAGTTGTTTTATAGAGACGTTAAGCTAGCTGAATACACTTGCTTTATAAAGATGTTAAGAAAAGctatataaacacataaaaaaaaatcgtGCAGATGAAAGTAGATGCGAAGCGGAAGAAATTGGAGCGAAAGTAACCAAAGACATCAGAGAGATTCTTACCAAACAAAGATGCCCAAAAGTACTGAACAGCtgat containing:
- the LOC140035791 gene encoding uncharacterized protein; translated protein: MGKNINSYDLVPRILRFDQADRETRDSISEAQITVSDEDIASITRLNTEQKLAFDIITAHVYNNCRGSFFLDGPGGTGKTFLYKALLADIRSRGFIALATASNGVAASILPGGRTAHSRFKIPINMDINNMCTISKQSALAGLLRQAKLIIWVEAPMMHKTGIEGVDKLLRDLTYTNDLFGDKIIVFGGDFRQVLPVVTKGSKTDFMHASLINSYIWPHLHKLQLKQNMRALADPYFTDYLLRIGDGTESFVYNNHVQIPKNLLIPYNVEEQSLNELIHAVFPDLKDCSQEDLSWTNRAILTTKNEFVDDINNALIEEFQAILLNTSAGTK